In Vigna unguiculata cultivar IT97K-499-35 chromosome 3, ASM411807v1, whole genome shotgun sequence, a single genomic region encodes these proteins:
- the LOC114178358 gene encoding V-type proton ATPase subunit H, translated as MDQAELTTEQVLSRDIPWETYMSTKLISSTSLQLLRRYDHRSESHRAQLLDDDGPSYVRVFVRVLRDIFKEDTIEYVLALIDEMLAANPKRARLFHDSTLADEDTYEPFLRLLWKGNWYIQEKSCKILALIVSVRPKNQNGVVSNGEASNGKKPFTTIDDVLIGLVKWLCEQLKKPFHPTRGVPTAINCLATLLKEPVVRSSFVQADGVKLLVPLISPASTQQSIQLLYETCLCIWLLSYYEPAIEYLATSRTLPRLIDVVKSSTKEKVVRVIVLTLKNLMSKGTLGAQMVDLQLPQVVQSLKAQAWSDEDLLEALNSLEEGLKDNIRKLSSFDMYKQEVLLGHLDWSPMHKDPLFWRENITNFEENDFQILRVLITILDTSSDPRTLAVACYDLSQFIQNHPAGRIIVTDLKAKERVMKLMNHENAEVTKNALLCIQRLFLGAKYASFLQV; from the exons ATGGACCAGGCCGAATTAACCACCGAACAG GTTCTGAGTAGGGACATTCCATGGGAGACCTATATGTCCACGAAGCTCATCTCTAGCACCAGCCTTCAGCTTTTGAGGCGCTATGATCACCGATCAGAGAGTCACAGAGCACAGTTGCTCGATGAT GATGGTCCCTCGTATGTTCGCGTGTTTGTTCGTGTTCTGCGCGATATTTTCAAGGAAGATACTATAGAGTATGTTTTGGCACTGATAGATGAAATGCTTGCAG CAAACCCCAAGAGAGCAAGACTGTTTCATGACAGTACCCTTGCAGATGAAGATACTTATGAGCCTTTCCTAAG ATTGCTCTGGAAAGGAAATTGGTACATACAAGAGAAAAGCTGTAAGATCCTTGCTTTGATTGTTAG TGTCAGGCCAAAAAATCAGAATGGCGTTGTGTCTAATGGAGAAGCATCAAATGGAAAGAAACCATTTACAACTATTGATGATGTTTTGATAGGATTAGTAAAATGGCTTTGTGAACAG ttGAAGAAACCTTTTCATCCTACTCGTGGAGTCCCAACTGCTATCAATTGCCTAGCAACACTGCTTAAGGAACCTGTGGTTAGGTCTTCCTTTGTTCAGGCAGATGGGGTCAAGTTACTTGTGCCATTGATTTCACCAGCATCCACACAACAGTCCATTCAG CTTCTTTATGAAACATGTCTCTGCATATGGCTCTTATCCTATTATGAGCCAGCAATTGAATATTTGGCTACTTCAAGGACCCTTCCTCGACTTATTGATGTTGTTAAGAGTTCTACAAAAGAGAAG GTGGTTAGAGTTATTGTCCTGACTCTTAAGAACTTGATGTCAAAAGGGACATTGGGTGCTCAGATGGTTGATCTTCAGCTGCCACAAGTTGTCCAGAGTTTAAAGGCACAAGCATGGAGTGATGAG GACTTGTTGGAGGCACTGAATTCTCTGGAAGAAGGGCTTAAGGATAATATTAGGAAACTAAGTTCTTTCGATATGTACAAGCAAGAAGTTCTTCTTGGTCATCTAGATTGGTCTCCCATGCACAAAGATCCCTTATTCTGGAGAGAAAATATAACCAACTTTGAAGAAAATGATTTCCAG ATCCTAAGGGTCCTAATAACAATTTTGGACACTTCTAGTGATCCAAGGACTCTGGCAGTTGCTTGTTATGATCTTTCACAGTTTATTCAGAACCATCCTGCTGGACGGATAATTGTGACAGACCTGAAGGCCAAGGAACGAGTGATGAAGCTTATGAACCATGAAAATGCTGAAGTTACTAAGAATGCACTACTCTGCATCCAGCGGCTTTTCCTAGGTGCCAAGTATGCAAGTTTCTTGCAGGTTTAA
- the LOC114178796 gene encoding protein DA1-related 1-like: MGWFTKLLKGSNRKYSGGRYHGKYGDDRYSDNHDNSADDLTEIEKEEIDRAIALSLSEADPKGKKVIEDDSESEDDELCPLDDDDDDEDRCVGEVQKDEDDHHAQIQQDEDKNLDEFQLEEDEQLARAIQESLSISSPPRSETDSLFQPLANLFPPVYRTCAGCNAEIGSGRFLSCMGGFWHPECFCCHACELPITDYEFSMSGNRRYHKSCYKELHHPKCDVCKSFIPPNSAGLIEYRAHPFWLQKYCPSHERDGTPRCCSCQRMESVDAKYLLLDDGRKLCLECLDSAIMDTHECQPLYVEIQEFYEGLHMKIEQQIPMLLVERQALNEAMEGEKNGHHHLPETRGLCLSEEQTIPTILRRPRIGAGYQLIDMITEPFRLIRRCEVTAILVLYGLPRLLTGSILAHEMMHAWLRLKGYGNLKPEVEEGICQVLAHMWLDSEIYSSSGNEGAVSSSSSSSSSSSSSPSSSSSSKKGKRSEFEKKLGEYFKHQIESDSSSAYGDGFREGNQAVLKYGLKRTLDHIRMTGSFPY, encoded by the exons ATGGGTTGGTTTACTAAATTGCTCAAGGGATCCAACCGTAAATATTCAGGAGGAAGATATCATGGGAAATATGGAGACGACAGATATTCAGACAATCATGATAATTCAGCG GATGATTTGACGGAAATTGAGAAAGAAGAAATTGATCGGGCGATAGCACTCTCTCTTTCAGAGGCAGATCCGAAAGGGAAAAAAGTTATTG AGGATGACTCTGAATCTGAAGATGATGAACTGTGTCcacttgatgatgatgatgatgatgaagacaGATGTGTTGGGGAAGTTCAGAAAGATGAAGATGACCACCATGCTCAAATTCAACAGGATGAAGACAAAAATCTTGATGAATTTCAACTTGAGGAAGATGAACAACTTGCCAGGGCAATTCAAGAAAGTTTGAGCATTAGTTCTCCTCCTCGATCTGAAACTGATTCTTTATTTCAACCTCTTGCAAACTTATTCCCACCTGTATACAG AACCTGTGCTGGTTGCAATGCCGAGATTGGCAGTGGAAGATTTTTGAGTTGCATGGGAGGTTTTTGGCATCCCGAATGTTTCTGTTGCCATGCTTGCGAACTTCCAATCACTGATTATGAG TTTTCAATGTCTGGAAATCGCCGTTATCATAAATCCTGCTATAAGGAGTTGCATCATCCTAAATGTGATGTTTGCAAAAGCTTT ATCCCACCAAACTCAGCTGGCCTCATTGAGTATAGAGCACATCCTTTCTGGCTACAAAAATATTGCCCATCGCATGAGCGTGATGGTACTCCTCGTTGTTGTAGCTGTCAAAGAATGGAG TCAGTGGATGCCAAATATCTGTTGCTTGATGATGGCCGAAAGCTGTGTCTGGAGTGTCTTGACTCAGCTATCATGGATACTCATGAATGCCAACCTCTTTATGTTGAGATACAAGAATTTTATGAAGGTTTACATATGAAGATAGAGCAGCAAATTCCTATGCTTTTGGTTGAGAGACAGGCACTTAACGAAGCCATGGAGGGAGAGAAGAAT GGTCATCACCACTTACCTGAAACTAGAGGACTTTGCTTGTCTGAAGAGCAAACTATTCCCACT ATTTTGAGGAGACCAAGGATAGGAGCAGGATACCAGCTCATAGATATGATAACAGAGCCTTTTAGACTGATTCGTCGATGCGAAGTGACAGCCATACTTGTTTTGTATGGCCTTCCCAG GCTATTGACTGGATCAATTCTGGCTCACGAAATGATGCATGCGTGGCTTAGACTTAAAG GCTATGGTAATCTGAAGCCAGAAGTTGAAGAGGGAATTTGCCAAGTCTTGGCTCATATGTGGTTAGATTCAGAGATCTATTCCAGCTCTGGGAATGAAGGCGCagtatcatcatcatcttcttcttcttcctcatccTCCTCCTCACCTTCGTCCTCTTCATCATCTAAGAAGGGTAAACGTTCTGAATTTGAGAAGAAACTTGGTGAATACTTCAAACACCAGATTGAGTCAGATAGTTCATCAGCTTATGGAGATGGATTCAGAGAGGGTAACCAAGCAGTGCTCAAGTATGGCCTTAAAAGGACCCTTGACCATATCCGAATGACTGGTAGTTTTCCTTATTGA